A genomic region of Haliaeetus albicilla chromosome 8, bHalAlb1.1, whole genome shotgun sequence contains the following coding sequences:
- the KANK4 gene encoding KN motif and ankyrin repeat domain-containing protein 4 isoform X1 gives MEKTDADGQPPKPDGEREHPRSLPYSVETPYGFHLDLDFLKYVDDIEKGNTIRRVHIHRKTKQPKFSTLPRNFSLPENGSRGCASTPSKTWTATCSFPQRKASLGAEETPRPLLPNEAPFPAADEPSYRRKALLAETRRQAELGRQEGELRGRPQLLRASSMPAALPPGQPPPGDGKVPSPLRPPPQHCHDQSGSENAFRPTPRSPGSDGVAFSLAGEMSLEPDVSLGQKEHPGGGSPGPRQTPWQSQHPAAPQLQVVMESGGEEGDAADAGGRSALAGVEPASPAALQLAEENTNPGERELSVNEIALDVLKKAEEESVRAGEKEESCGPQPRDAREPSGVAALKQQVAALEEQLGKKKEELERIRAVLEQQDHEIKEKEKSIKLLASSKAQLEEKLCQEDTKEAKLPSMRSSRALRCYDAAVNTDVSQVAGAKQAHDKGVNVNIPVSTKSIGCSIRRADNVNVQVMEVGARRDQGLADAGTGPGHFGEAEGEAGLHASCFTQLKIDEHLSDDNQNHRNNYDTQSLAAHARAEGYRGTRIGSNGGENKAGFGEDKPRDGLEEEGPPDHEDLPAVDPIGQYVKKIQELLQEQWLCLEHGYPELASAIKQPASKLSSIQNQLVNSLNSLLSAYSTQRPADKENSNTHYQQLEISPTTSLKSIMKKKGYGFHAGGNGTKKNLQFVGVNGGYETTSSEDTSCEDSPSDGDAESEMERRADNLEPTQAEAGGESEGASSGTSSQERCEDDDLQEPSAEAVPCAQHKADRCKPSEDFLADCQLLSKHLSEIRTTSDKHLRHVLSTVCQEWFRVSSRKSSSPEVVAAYLKALGAIQPQLLAMVVNLADRNGNTALHYSVSHSNFPIAKLLLDTGVCRLDLQNRAGYTAVMLTPLAAAETGQDMEVVMKLLKEGDVNLRAAQGGQTALMLGVSHERDDMVRALLSCQADVNLQDEEGTTALMVACRQGNADIVRLLLAQPGCQVGLTDKGGNSALSLARRGDIAALLRAHAEQSPSLSA, from the exons ATGGAGAAGACAGATG CAGATGGCCAGCCACCCAAACCCGACGGGGAGAGGGAGCACCCCCGCAGCCTCCCCTACTCCGTGGAGACGCCGTACGGCTTTCACTTGGACCTGGACTTCCTGAAGTACGTGGACGACATTGAGAAAGGGAACACCATCAGAAGGGTTCACATCCACCGGAAAACCAAGCAGCCAAAATTCAGCACCCTGCCCCGAAACTTCAGCCTGCCTGAGAACGGCTCCCGCGGATGCGCGTCGACTCCCAGCAAGACCTGGACGGCGacctgctccttcccccagcGAAAGGCATCGCTGGGGGCGGAGGAGACCCCCCGGCCCCTCCTGCCCAACGAGGCACCCTTTCCCGCGGCCGATGAGCCCAGTTACCGGAGAAAAGCCCTTTTGGCGGAGACGCGGCGGCAGGCGGAGCTGGGACGGCAAGAAGGCGAGCTCCGCGGGCGGCCGCAGTTATTGCGAGCTTCCAGCATGCCCGCCGCGCTGCCGCCTGGCCAACCTCCGCCGGGGGACGGGAAGGTGCCCTCTCCCCTCCGACCgcctccccagcactgccacGACCAGAGCGGCTCCGAAAACGCCTTTCGCCCCACGCCGCGTTCGCCTGGCTCCGACGGCGTGGCGTTCAGTCTCGCCGGGGAGATGAGCTTGGAGCCAGATGTCTCCTTGGGGCAGAAGGAGCATCCCGGCGGAGGTAGCCCGGGGCCGAGGCAGACGCCGTGGCAGAGCCAGCATCCTGCGGCACCGCAGCTGCAGGTGGTGATGGAGAGCGGAGGCGAGGAGGGAGATGCCGCCGACGCCGGCGGTCGTTCTGCCTTGGCCGGGGTGGAACCGGCCTCGCCGGCCGCCCTGCAGCTCGCGGAGGAGAACACGAACCCTGGGGAAAGGGAGTTAAGCGTGAACGAAATCGCTCTGGACGTGCTGAAGAAAGCTGAGGAGGAGAGCGTCCGggctggagagaaggaggagagctGTGGTCCTCAGCCTCGTGATGCCAGGGAGCCCAGCGGGGTTGCGGCGTTGAAGCAGCAGGTCGCTGCtctggaggagcagctgggcaagaagaaggaagagctcGAGCGGATCAGGgcagtgctggagcagcaggatCACGAGAtcaaggagaaggagaaaagcataAAGTTACTGGCCAGCTCCAAAGCTCAGCTGGAAGAGAAGCTATGCCAGGAAGACACCAAAGAGGCCAAGCTGCCTTCCATGCGGAGCAGCAGGGCTTTGCGGTGCTACGATGCTGCAGTGAACACCGACGTCTCGCAGGTAGCCGGGGCCAAGCAAGCCCACGATAAAGGCGTCAATGTAAATATCCCAGTCTCCACCAAATCCATAGGATGCAGCATCCGAAGAGCAGACAACGTGAACGTGCAGGTGATGGAGGTGGGTGCTCGGAGAGATCAGGGACTGGCAGATGCTGGCACCGGACCCGGACATTTTGGTGAAGCTGAGGGTGAGGCTGGCCTTCATGCATCGTGCTTCACCCAACTGAAGATTGATGAGCACCTCAGCGATGACAATCAAAATCACAGGAATAACTACGATACCCAGAGTCTTGCTGCTCACGCAAGAGCAGAAGGCTATCGAGGAACAAGAATTGGCTCAAACGGTGGTGAAAACAAGGCGGGCTTTGGAGAAGATAAACCTCGCGATGGGCTGGAAGAGGAAGGTCCCCCTGACCATGAGGATCTCCCCGCTGTTGACCCCATCGGCCAATAcgtaaaaaaaatccaggagcTTTTGCAGGAGCAGTGGCTGTGTTTGGAGCACGGCTACCCCGAGTTAGCGAGCGCTATTAAACAGCCGGCCTCCAAGCTCAGCTCCATTCAGAACCAATTAGTTAATTCCTTAAACTCGTTGCTGTCTGCCTACTCTACGCAAAGGCCCGCGGATAAGGAGAATTCCAACACACACTATCAACAGTTGG AAATCTCTCCAACCACAAGTCTTAAATCTatcatgaaaaagaaaggttatGGTTTCCATGCAGGAGGCAATGGGACCAAAAAGAATCTTCAGTTTGTTGGGGTAAATGGTGG CTATGAAACGACTTCAAGCGAAGACACAAGTTGCGAAGACAGCCCATCGGACGGGGATGCGGAGAGTGAGATGGAGAGAAGAGCTGACAATTTGGAGCCTACGCAAGCTGAAGCTGGAGGTGAAAGCGAGGGGGCTTCGTCAGGGACCTCCTCGCAGGAGAGATGTGAGGACGATGACCTGCAGGAGCCATCGGCAGAAGCAGTGCCTTGCGCTCAGCACAAGGCTGACAG ATGCAAACCCTCTGAAGATTTCCTTGCCGACTGCCAGCTACTCAGCAAGCACCTCTCAGAAATCAGGACCACAAGCGACAAACATCTG CGGCACGTCCTGAGCACCGTCTGCCAGGAGTGGTTCCGGGTGTCGAGCCGCAAGTCTTCCAGCCCGGAGGTGGTTGCAGCGTATCTCAAGGCGCTGGGGGCCATCCAGCCGCAGCTCCTGGCGATGGTGGTGAACCTGGCCGACAGGAACGGCAACACGGCTCTTCACTACAGTGTTTCCCACTCCAACTTCCCGATTGCAAAGCTCCTGCTAGACACAG GCGTGTGCCGCCTGGACCTGCAGAACCGCGCCGGCTACACGGCGGTGATGCTCACCCCGCTGGCGGCCGCCGAGACGGGCCAGGACATGGAGGTGGTGATGAAGCTGCTGAAGGAGGGAGACGTCAACCTGCGAGCCGCCCAG GGAGGCCAGACCGCCCTGATGCTGGGGGTCAGCCACGAGCGGGACGACATGGTGCGAGccctcctctcctgccaggCCGACGTCAACCTGCAGGACGAGGAGGGGACGACGGCCCTGATGGTGGCCTGCCGGCAGGGCAACGCCGACATCGTCAGGCTCCTTTTGGCCCAGCCCGGCTGCCAGGTCGGGCTGACGGACAAG GGGGGTAACTCGGCCCTGTCGCTGGCCCGGCGCGGGGACATCGCCGCGCTCCTGCGAGCCCACGCCGAGCAGAGCCCGTCCCTCTCCGCGTGA
- the KANK4 gene encoding KN motif and ankyrin repeat domain-containing protein 4 isoform X3 — MEKTDADGQPPKPDGEREHPRSLPYSVETPYGFHLDLDFLKYVDDIEKGNTIRRVHIHRKTKQPKFSTLPRNFSLPENGSRGCASTPSKTWTATCSFPQRKASLGAEETPRPLLPNEAPFPAADEPSYRRKALLAETRRQAELGRQEGELRGRPQLLRASSMPAALPPGQPPPGDGKVPSPLRPPPQHCHDQSGSENAFRPTPRSPGSDGVAFSLAGEMSLEPDVSLGQKEHPGGGSPGPRQTPWQSQHPAAPQLQVVMESGGEEGDAADAGGRSALAGVEPASPAALQLAEENTNPGERELSVNEIALDVLKKAEEESVRAGEKEESCGPQPRDAREPSGVAALKQQVAALEEQLGKKKEELERIRAVLEQQDHEIKEKEKSIKLLASSKAQLEEKLCQEDTKEAKLPSMRSSRALRCYDAAVNTDVSQVAGAKQAHDKGVNVNIPVSTKSIGCSIRRADNVNVQVMEVGARRDQGLADAGTGPGHFGEAEGEAGLHASCFTQLKIDEHLSDDNQNHRNNYDTQSLAAHARAEGYRGTRIGSNGGENKAGFGEDKPRDGLEEEGPPDHEDLPAVDPIGQYVKKIQELLQEQWLCLEHGYPELASAIKQPASKLSSIQNQLVNSLNSLLSAYSTQRPADKENSNTHYQQLEISPTTSLKSIMKKKGYGFHAGGNGTKKNLQFVGVNGGYETTSSEDTSCEDSPSDGDAESEMERRADNLEPTQAEAGGESEGASSGTSSQERCEDDDLQEPSAEAVPCAQHKADRCKPSEDFLADCQLLSKHLSEIRTTSDKHLRHVLSTVCQEWFRVSSRKSSSPEVVAAYLKALGAIQPQLLAMVVNLADRNGNTALHYSVSHSNFPIAKLLLDTGRPDRPDAGGQPRAGRHGASPPLLPGRRQPAGRGGDDGPDGGLPAGQRRHRQAPFGPARLPGRADGQGG; from the exons ATGGAGAAGACAGATG CAGATGGCCAGCCACCCAAACCCGACGGGGAGAGGGAGCACCCCCGCAGCCTCCCCTACTCCGTGGAGACGCCGTACGGCTTTCACTTGGACCTGGACTTCCTGAAGTACGTGGACGACATTGAGAAAGGGAACACCATCAGAAGGGTTCACATCCACCGGAAAACCAAGCAGCCAAAATTCAGCACCCTGCCCCGAAACTTCAGCCTGCCTGAGAACGGCTCCCGCGGATGCGCGTCGACTCCCAGCAAGACCTGGACGGCGacctgctccttcccccagcGAAAGGCATCGCTGGGGGCGGAGGAGACCCCCCGGCCCCTCCTGCCCAACGAGGCACCCTTTCCCGCGGCCGATGAGCCCAGTTACCGGAGAAAAGCCCTTTTGGCGGAGACGCGGCGGCAGGCGGAGCTGGGACGGCAAGAAGGCGAGCTCCGCGGGCGGCCGCAGTTATTGCGAGCTTCCAGCATGCCCGCCGCGCTGCCGCCTGGCCAACCTCCGCCGGGGGACGGGAAGGTGCCCTCTCCCCTCCGACCgcctccccagcactgccacGACCAGAGCGGCTCCGAAAACGCCTTTCGCCCCACGCCGCGTTCGCCTGGCTCCGACGGCGTGGCGTTCAGTCTCGCCGGGGAGATGAGCTTGGAGCCAGATGTCTCCTTGGGGCAGAAGGAGCATCCCGGCGGAGGTAGCCCGGGGCCGAGGCAGACGCCGTGGCAGAGCCAGCATCCTGCGGCACCGCAGCTGCAGGTGGTGATGGAGAGCGGAGGCGAGGAGGGAGATGCCGCCGACGCCGGCGGTCGTTCTGCCTTGGCCGGGGTGGAACCGGCCTCGCCGGCCGCCCTGCAGCTCGCGGAGGAGAACACGAACCCTGGGGAAAGGGAGTTAAGCGTGAACGAAATCGCTCTGGACGTGCTGAAGAAAGCTGAGGAGGAGAGCGTCCGggctggagagaaggaggagagctGTGGTCCTCAGCCTCGTGATGCCAGGGAGCCCAGCGGGGTTGCGGCGTTGAAGCAGCAGGTCGCTGCtctggaggagcagctgggcaagaagaaggaagagctcGAGCGGATCAGGgcagtgctggagcagcaggatCACGAGAtcaaggagaaggagaaaagcataAAGTTACTGGCCAGCTCCAAAGCTCAGCTGGAAGAGAAGCTATGCCAGGAAGACACCAAAGAGGCCAAGCTGCCTTCCATGCGGAGCAGCAGGGCTTTGCGGTGCTACGATGCTGCAGTGAACACCGACGTCTCGCAGGTAGCCGGGGCCAAGCAAGCCCACGATAAAGGCGTCAATGTAAATATCCCAGTCTCCACCAAATCCATAGGATGCAGCATCCGAAGAGCAGACAACGTGAACGTGCAGGTGATGGAGGTGGGTGCTCGGAGAGATCAGGGACTGGCAGATGCTGGCACCGGACCCGGACATTTTGGTGAAGCTGAGGGTGAGGCTGGCCTTCATGCATCGTGCTTCACCCAACTGAAGATTGATGAGCACCTCAGCGATGACAATCAAAATCACAGGAATAACTACGATACCCAGAGTCTTGCTGCTCACGCAAGAGCAGAAGGCTATCGAGGAACAAGAATTGGCTCAAACGGTGGTGAAAACAAGGCGGGCTTTGGAGAAGATAAACCTCGCGATGGGCTGGAAGAGGAAGGTCCCCCTGACCATGAGGATCTCCCCGCTGTTGACCCCATCGGCCAATAcgtaaaaaaaatccaggagcTTTTGCAGGAGCAGTGGCTGTGTTTGGAGCACGGCTACCCCGAGTTAGCGAGCGCTATTAAACAGCCGGCCTCCAAGCTCAGCTCCATTCAGAACCAATTAGTTAATTCCTTAAACTCGTTGCTGTCTGCCTACTCTACGCAAAGGCCCGCGGATAAGGAGAATTCCAACACACACTATCAACAGTTGG AAATCTCTCCAACCACAAGTCTTAAATCTatcatgaaaaagaaaggttatGGTTTCCATGCAGGAGGCAATGGGACCAAAAAGAATCTTCAGTTTGTTGGGGTAAATGGTGG CTATGAAACGACTTCAAGCGAAGACACAAGTTGCGAAGACAGCCCATCGGACGGGGATGCGGAGAGTGAGATGGAGAGAAGAGCTGACAATTTGGAGCCTACGCAAGCTGAAGCTGGAGGTGAAAGCGAGGGGGCTTCGTCAGGGACCTCCTCGCAGGAGAGATGTGAGGACGATGACCTGCAGGAGCCATCGGCAGAAGCAGTGCCTTGCGCTCAGCACAAGGCTGACAG ATGCAAACCCTCTGAAGATTTCCTTGCCGACTGCCAGCTACTCAGCAAGCACCTCTCAGAAATCAGGACCACAAGCGACAAACATCTG CGGCACGTCCTGAGCACCGTCTGCCAGGAGTGGTTCCGGGTGTCGAGCCGCAAGTCTTCCAGCCCGGAGGTGGTTGCAGCGTATCTCAAGGCGCTGGGGGCCATCCAGCCGCAGCTCCTGGCGATGGTGGTGAACCTGGCCGACAGGAACGGCAACACGGCTCTTCACTACAGTGTTTCCCACTCCAACTTCCCGATTGCAAAGCTCCTGCTAGACACAG GGAGGCCAGACCGCCCTGATGCTGGGGGTCAGCCACGAGCGGGACGACATGGTGCGAGccctcctctcctgccaggCCGACGTCAACCTGCAGGACGAGGAGGGGACGACGGCCCTGATGGTGGCCTGCCGGCAGGGCAACGCCGACATCGTCAGGCTCCTTTTGGCCCAGCCCGGCTGCCAGGTCGGGCTGACGGACAAG GGGGGTAA
- the KANK4 gene encoding KN motif and ankyrin repeat domain-containing protein 4 isoform X2 encodes MEKTDDGQPPKPDGEREHPRSLPYSVETPYGFHLDLDFLKYVDDIEKGNTIRRVHIHRKTKQPKFSTLPRNFSLPENGSRGCASTPSKTWTATCSFPQRKASLGAEETPRPLLPNEAPFPAADEPSYRRKALLAETRRQAELGRQEGELRGRPQLLRASSMPAALPPGQPPPGDGKVPSPLRPPPQHCHDQSGSENAFRPTPRSPGSDGVAFSLAGEMSLEPDVSLGQKEHPGGGSPGPRQTPWQSQHPAAPQLQVVMESGGEEGDAADAGGRSALAGVEPASPAALQLAEENTNPGERELSVNEIALDVLKKAEEESVRAGEKEESCGPQPRDAREPSGVAALKQQVAALEEQLGKKKEELERIRAVLEQQDHEIKEKEKSIKLLASSKAQLEEKLCQEDTKEAKLPSMRSSRALRCYDAAVNTDVSQVAGAKQAHDKGVNVNIPVSTKSIGCSIRRADNVNVQVMEVGARRDQGLADAGTGPGHFGEAEGEAGLHASCFTQLKIDEHLSDDNQNHRNNYDTQSLAAHARAEGYRGTRIGSNGGENKAGFGEDKPRDGLEEEGPPDHEDLPAVDPIGQYVKKIQELLQEQWLCLEHGYPELASAIKQPASKLSSIQNQLVNSLNSLLSAYSTQRPADKENSNTHYQQLEISPTTSLKSIMKKKGYGFHAGGNGTKKNLQFVGVNGGYETTSSEDTSCEDSPSDGDAESEMERRADNLEPTQAEAGGESEGASSGTSSQERCEDDDLQEPSAEAVPCAQHKADRCKPSEDFLADCQLLSKHLSEIRTTSDKHLRHVLSTVCQEWFRVSSRKSSSPEVVAAYLKALGAIQPQLLAMVVNLADRNGNTALHYSVSHSNFPIAKLLLDTGVCRLDLQNRAGYTAVMLTPLAAAETGQDMEVVMKLLKEGDVNLRAAQGGQTALMLGVSHERDDMVRALLSCQADVNLQDEEGTTALMVACRQGNADIVRLLLAQPGCQVGLTDKGGNSALSLARRGDIAALLRAHAEQSPSLSA; translated from the exons ATGGAGAAGACAGATG ATGGCCAGCCACCCAAACCCGACGGGGAGAGGGAGCACCCCCGCAGCCTCCCCTACTCCGTGGAGACGCCGTACGGCTTTCACTTGGACCTGGACTTCCTGAAGTACGTGGACGACATTGAGAAAGGGAACACCATCAGAAGGGTTCACATCCACCGGAAAACCAAGCAGCCAAAATTCAGCACCCTGCCCCGAAACTTCAGCCTGCCTGAGAACGGCTCCCGCGGATGCGCGTCGACTCCCAGCAAGACCTGGACGGCGacctgctccttcccccagcGAAAGGCATCGCTGGGGGCGGAGGAGACCCCCCGGCCCCTCCTGCCCAACGAGGCACCCTTTCCCGCGGCCGATGAGCCCAGTTACCGGAGAAAAGCCCTTTTGGCGGAGACGCGGCGGCAGGCGGAGCTGGGACGGCAAGAAGGCGAGCTCCGCGGGCGGCCGCAGTTATTGCGAGCTTCCAGCATGCCCGCCGCGCTGCCGCCTGGCCAACCTCCGCCGGGGGACGGGAAGGTGCCCTCTCCCCTCCGACCgcctccccagcactgccacGACCAGAGCGGCTCCGAAAACGCCTTTCGCCCCACGCCGCGTTCGCCTGGCTCCGACGGCGTGGCGTTCAGTCTCGCCGGGGAGATGAGCTTGGAGCCAGATGTCTCCTTGGGGCAGAAGGAGCATCCCGGCGGAGGTAGCCCGGGGCCGAGGCAGACGCCGTGGCAGAGCCAGCATCCTGCGGCACCGCAGCTGCAGGTGGTGATGGAGAGCGGAGGCGAGGAGGGAGATGCCGCCGACGCCGGCGGTCGTTCTGCCTTGGCCGGGGTGGAACCGGCCTCGCCGGCCGCCCTGCAGCTCGCGGAGGAGAACACGAACCCTGGGGAAAGGGAGTTAAGCGTGAACGAAATCGCTCTGGACGTGCTGAAGAAAGCTGAGGAGGAGAGCGTCCGggctggagagaaggaggagagctGTGGTCCTCAGCCTCGTGATGCCAGGGAGCCCAGCGGGGTTGCGGCGTTGAAGCAGCAGGTCGCTGCtctggaggagcagctgggcaagaagaaggaagagctcGAGCGGATCAGGgcagtgctggagcagcaggatCACGAGAtcaaggagaaggagaaaagcataAAGTTACTGGCCAGCTCCAAAGCTCAGCTGGAAGAGAAGCTATGCCAGGAAGACACCAAAGAGGCCAAGCTGCCTTCCATGCGGAGCAGCAGGGCTTTGCGGTGCTACGATGCTGCAGTGAACACCGACGTCTCGCAGGTAGCCGGGGCCAAGCAAGCCCACGATAAAGGCGTCAATGTAAATATCCCAGTCTCCACCAAATCCATAGGATGCAGCATCCGAAGAGCAGACAACGTGAACGTGCAGGTGATGGAGGTGGGTGCTCGGAGAGATCAGGGACTGGCAGATGCTGGCACCGGACCCGGACATTTTGGTGAAGCTGAGGGTGAGGCTGGCCTTCATGCATCGTGCTTCACCCAACTGAAGATTGATGAGCACCTCAGCGATGACAATCAAAATCACAGGAATAACTACGATACCCAGAGTCTTGCTGCTCACGCAAGAGCAGAAGGCTATCGAGGAACAAGAATTGGCTCAAACGGTGGTGAAAACAAGGCGGGCTTTGGAGAAGATAAACCTCGCGATGGGCTGGAAGAGGAAGGTCCCCCTGACCATGAGGATCTCCCCGCTGTTGACCCCATCGGCCAATAcgtaaaaaaaatccaggagcTTTTGCAGGAGCAGTGGCTGTGTTTGGAGCACGGCTACCCCGAGTTAGCGAGCGCTATTAAACAGCCGGCCTCCAAGCTCAGCTCCATTCAGAACCAATTAGTTAATTCCTTAAACTCGTTGCTGTCTGCCTACTCTACGCAAAGGCCCGCGGATAAGGAGAATTCCAACACACACTATCAACAGTTGG AAATCTCTCCAACCACAAGTCTTAAATCTatcatgaaaaagaaaggttatGGTTTCCATGCAGGAGGCAATGGGACCAAAAAGAATCTTCAGTTTGTTGGGGTAAATGGTGG CTATGAAACGACTTCAAGCGAAGACACAAGTTGCGAAGACAGCCCATCGGACGGGGATGCGGAGAGTGAGATGGAGAGAAGAGCTGACAATTTGGAGCCTACGCAAGCTGAAGCTGGAGGTGAAAGCGAGGGGGCTTCGTCAGGGACCTCCTCGCAGGAGAGATGTGAGGACGATGACCTGCAGGAGCCATCGGCAGAAGCAGTGCCTTGCGCTCAGCACAAGGCTGACAG ATGCAAACCCTCTGAAGATTTCCTTGCCGACTGCCAGCTACTCAGCAAGCACCTCTCAGAAATCAGGACCACAAGCGACAAACATCTG CGGCACGTCCTGAGCACCGTCTGCCAGGAGTGGTTCCGGGTGTCGAGCCGCAAGTCTTCCAGCCCGGAGGTGGTTGCAGCGTATCTCAAGGCGCTGGGGGCCATCCAGCCGCAGCTCCTGGCGATGGTGGTGAACCTGGCCGACAGGAACGGCAACACGGCTCTTCACTACAGTGTTTCCCACTCCAACTTCCCGATTGCAAAGCTCCTGCTAGACACAG GCGTGTGCCGCCTGGACCTGCAGAACCGCGCCGGCTACACGGCGGTGATGCTCACCCCGCTGGCGGCCGCCGAGACGGGCCAGGACATGGAGGTGGTGATGAAGCTGCTGAAGGAGGGAGACGTCAACCTGCGAGCCGCCCAG GGAGGCCAGACCGCCCTGATGCTGGGGGTCAGCCACGAGCGGGACGACATGGTGCGAGccctcctctcctgccaggCCGACGTCAACCTGCAGGACGAGGAGGGGACGACGGCCCTGATGGTGGCCTGCCGGCAGGGCAACGCCGACATCGTCAGGCTCCTTTTGGCCCAGCCCGGCTGCCAGGTCGGGCTGACGGACAAG GGGGGTAACTCGGCCCTGTCGCTGGCCCGGCGCGGGGACATCGCCGCGCTCCTGCGAGCCCACGCCGAGCAGAGCCCGTCCCTCTCCGCGTGA